One Telluria mixta DNA window includes the following coding sequences:
- a CDS encoding efflux RND transporter periplasmic adaptor subunit, producing MDSTVTPDKNKTPTQPKRSRRTRIIGTLIAVLAMGGLGWLAWHLVHQQPQGAPGGARGQGAGGPGAGRGGPGGGRGAPATTVGVGKAERADIPIVLDALGTVTPAAVATVRPQVGGVLQKILFTEGQLVKQGQVLATIDPRPSQMALLQATGQRQRDEAQLESAKVLLSRYQTLLQQDSIARQDVDTQAALVKQLQGAVTTDKAAEGIAQINLGYTQVRAPIAGRVGLRTVDIGNLVASSDANGIAVITQQSPIDVEFAVPQDHLPTLQERINANATLPATALDRTRTRELAQGRFMALDNQVDTTTGTVKAKARFGNEGAKLFPSQFVNIRLQVNVIKNAITVPVTALRHGANGDYVYVLDPQTRTVALTNVKRGEEDAERVEITSGLKGGETVITEGADRLKDGAKVTLPGEHPARGQGGQAGAKQGQAGQAGQHRRRQQQEGAAQ from the coding sequence ATGGATTCGACCGTCACACCCGACAAGAATAAAACCCCGACCCAACCCAAGCGTTCGCGCCGCACCCGCATCATCGGGACCCTCATCGCCGTCCTCGCGATGGGCGGTCTCGGCTGGCTCGCATGGCACCTCGTGCACCAGCAGCCGCAGGGCGCGCCCGGCGGCGCGCGCGGGCAGGGCGCGGGCGGGCCTGGGGCCGGTCGGGGCGGTCCGGGCGGCGGGCGCGGTGCGCCGGCGACGACGGTCGGCGTTGGCAAGGCCGAGCGGGCCGACATCCCGATCGTGCTGGACGCCCTCGGCACCGTGACCCCGGCCGCCGTCGCGACCGTGCGGCCGCAGGTCGGCGGCGTGCTGCAGAAGATCCTGTTCACGGAAGGCCAGCTCGTCAAGCAGGGCCAGGTGCTGGCGACGATCGACCCGCGCCCGTCCCAGATGGCGCTGCTGCAGGCCACGGGCCAGCGCCAGCGCGACGAGGCCCAGCTCGAATCGGCGAAGGTCCTGCTGTCGCGCTACCAGACGCTGCTCCAGCAGGATTCGATCGCGCGCCAGGACGTCGACACGCAGGCGGCCCTCGTGAAGCAGCTGCAGGGCGCCGTCACGACCGACAAGGCGGCCGAAGGCATCGCCCAGATCAACCTCGGCTACACCCAGGTGCGCGCACCGATCGCCGGCCGCGTGGGCCTGCGCACGGTGGACATCGGCAACCTGGTGGCCAGCAGCGACGCGAACGGCATCGCCGTCATCACGCAGCAATCGCCGATCGACGTCGAATTCGCCGTGCCGCAGGACCACCTGCCCACGCTGCAGGAACGCATCAACGCGAACGCCACGCTGCCCGCGACGGCGCTGGACCGCACCCGCACGCGCGAACTGGCGCAGGGCCGCTTCATGGCACTGGACAACCAGGTCGACACCACGACCGGCACCGTCAAGGCCAAGGCCCGCTTCGGCAACGAGGGAGCGAAACTGTTCCCCAGCCAGTTCGTGAACATCCGCCTGCAGGTGAACGTGATCAAGAACGCGATCACGGTGCCGGTGACGGCGCTGCGCCACGGCGCCAACGGCGACTACGTCTACGTGCTGGATCCGCAGACCCGCACGGTGGCGCTGACGAACGTGAAGCGGGGCGAGGAGGATGCCGAGCGCGTCGAGATCACGAGCGGCCTGAAAGGCGGCGAGACCGTCATCACGGAAGGCGCGGATCGCCTCAAGGATGGCGCGAAGGTGACGCTGCCCGGCGAGCATCCGGCGCGCGGGCAGGGCGGCCAGGCGGGTGCCAAGCAGGGCCAGGCAGGCCAGGCAGGCCAGCATCGCCGCCGCCAGCAGCAGGAAGGCGCTGCGCAATGA
- a CDS encoding efflux RND transporter permease subunit, which translates to MSLSQPFIRRPIATVLLTIGIALAGIGAFFVLPVSPLPQVDFPTISVSANLPGGSPDTMATSVATPLERRLGVIAGVNEMTSSSGNGSTRINLQFDLTRQIDSAAREVQAAINAARADLPATLRSNPTYRKANPADAPIIILALTSKTRSPGQIYDEVSNVVQQKLAQVKGVGDVELGGGSLPAVRVDLNPYQLNQYGLSTEDVRAAIQATNANRPKGALEGQGMRLQIYSQANTPTNGRTAADYKGLVVAWRNGSAIRLQDVADVKDGVEDIHTLGLFNGEPAVIVLVTSQPGANVIETVDGVRALLPQLQAQLPQDVRMQVASDRTNSIRASLHEIEMTLMISILLVVLVVSVFLRSVRATVVPAVATVVSLLGTFGVMYLLGFSLNNLSLMALTVATGFVVDDAIVVLENTSRHVEQGMDRMKAALLGAQEVGFTVLSISLSLVAVFIPLLFMGGQVGRLFREFAVTLSAAVMISLVISLTTTPMLCVILLKPGQKLHDHAGRKQGRLGRWAERGFNGVLKSYEHALDWALDMKLLVMLILVFVVGLNVYLFSAAPKGFFPQQDTGQVNGGLRADQSISFQAMQGKLRQLVNIIKSDPAVDTVVGFTGGSRAGGGFMFLNLKPADERAKGESGQAVIARLRPKLAQVTGVQLFLNPVQDLRMGGRQSNSTYQYTLKSDNRADLKSWATKLADAMKAQKALTDVDTDQADNGVETYVDIDKQTAARLGISAKDIDNALYNAFGQRQVANIYDELNQYHVIMGVAQKYARSPAALDDVYVPAKNATATAAAGTPAAPANLTAARDPSSGSALSSGVTTMVPLSAIAHFAERATPSSVNHQDGELATTISFNLAQGYSLSEAQQAVKQAEADIGMPTNVRGSFQGQAKQAQESSQQQPLLILAAIVVIYIVLGILYESLVHPVTVLSTLPSAGVGAVLALLLFRMEFSIIALIGVFLLIGIVKKNAILIIDFALEAERARGLSATEAVREACLLRFRPILMTTLAAALGALPLAIGFGEGSELRQPLGIAIIGGLVASQLLTLLTTPVVYVYLDKLRRRGADEHHLVRHPLEDQPTISQP; encoded by the coding sequence ATGAGTCTCTCGCAGCCGTTCATCAGGCGGCCCATCGCCACGGTGCTGCTGACCATCGGCATCGCGCTGGCGGGCATCGGCGCGTTCTTCGTGCTGCCTGTCTCGCCGCTGCCGCAGGTCGACTTTCCGACGATCTCCGTGTCCGCCAACCTGCCGGGCGGCAGTCCGGACACGATGGCGACGTCGGTGGCCACGCCGCTGGAACGGCGGCTGGGCGTGATCGCGGGCGTCAACGAGATGACGTCCAGCAGTGGCAACGGCTCCACCCGCATCAACCTGCAGTTCGACCTGACGCGTCAGATCGATTCGGCCGCGCGCGAAGTGCAGGCCGCCATCAACGCGGCGCGCGCCGACCTGCCGGCCACGTTGCGCAGCAATCCGACGTACCGCAAGGCCAATCCGGCCGACGCGCCGATCATCATCCTCGCGCTGACGTCGAAGACGCGCAGCCCCGGCCAGATCTACGACGAAGTGTCGAACGTCGTGCAGCAGAAGCTCGCGCAGGTGAAGGGCGTGGGCGACGTGGAACTCGGCGGCGGCTCGCTGCCCGCCGTGCGCGTCGACCTGAATCCGTACCAGCTGAACCAGTACGGCCTGTCGACCGAGGACGTGCGCGCCGCCATCCAGGCGACCAACGCCAACCGGCCGAAGGGCGCGCTGGAAGGGCAGGGCATGCGCCTGCAGATCTATTCGCAGGCGAACACGCCCACCAACGGGCGCACGGCGGCCGACTACAAGGGCCTCGTCGTCGCGTGGCGCAACGGCTCCGCCATCCGGCTGCAGGACGTGGCCGACGTGAAGGACGGCGTCGAGGACATCCATACCCTGGGCCTGTTCAACGGCGAGCCCGCTGTGATCGTGCTCGTGACGAGCCAGCCGGGCGCCAACGTCATCGAGACCGTGGACGGCGTGCGCGCGCTGCTGCCGCAGCTGCAGGCCCAGTTGCCGCAGGACGTGCGCATGCAGGTGGCGTCGGACCGCACCAATTCCATCCGCGCGTCGCTGCACGAGATCGAGATGACCCTGATGATCTCGATCCTGCTCGTCGTGCTCGTGGTCTCCGTGTTCCTGCGCAGCGTGCGCGCAACCGTCGTGCCGGCCGTGGCGACCGTCGTCTCGCTGCTGGGCACCTTCGGCGTGATGTACCTGCTCGGCTTCTCGCTCAACAACCTGTCGCTGATGGCGCTCACGGTGGCCACCGGCTTCGTCGTCGACGACGCCATCGTCGTGCTGGAAAACACGAGCCGCCACGTCGAGCAGGGCATGGACCGCATGAAGGCGGCGCTGCTGGGCGCCCAGGAAGTGGGCTTCACGGTGCTGTCCATCAGCCTGTCGCTCGTGGCCGTGTTCATCCCGCTGCTGTTCATGGGCGGCCAGGTGGGCCGGTTGTTCCGCGAATTCGCCGTCACCTTGTCGGCGGCCGTGATGATCTCGCTCGTGATCTCGCTGACGACGACGCCGATGCTGTGCGTGATCCTGCTGAAACCCGGCCAGAAGCTGCACGACCATGCGGGCCGCAAGCAGGGCCGCCTCGGTCGCTGGGCGGAGCGCGGCTTCAACGGCGTGCTGAAATCGTACGAGCACGCGCTCGACTGGGCGCTGGACATGAAGCTGCTCGTGATGCTGATCCTCGTGTTCGTCGTCGGCCTGAACGTCTATTTGTTCTCGGCCGCGCCGAAAGGCTTCTTCCCGCAGCAGGACACGGGCCAGGTCAACGGCGGCCTGCGCGCCGACCAGAGCATCTCGTTCCAGGCCATGCAGGGCAAGCTGCGCCAGCTCGTCAATATCATCAAGAGCGATCCCGCCGTGGACACCGTCGTCGGCTTCACGGGCGGCTCGCGCGCGGGCGGCGGCTTCATGTTCCTGAACCTGAAACCGGCCGACGAGCGCGCCAAGGGCGAGAGCGGCCAGGCCGTGATCGCGCGGCTGCGTCCGAAGCTCGCGCAGGTGACGGGCGTGCAGCTGTTCCTGAATCCCGTGCAGGACCTGCGCATGGGCGGGCGCCAGTCGAACTCCACCTACCAGTACACCCTAAAGAGCGACAACCGCGCCGACCTGAAATCGTGGGCGACGAAGCTGGCCGATGCGATGAAAGCGCAGAAGGCGCTGACCGACGTCGACACCGACCAGGCGGACAACGGCGTCGAAACCTATGTCGACATCGACAAGCAGACGGCGGCGCGCCTCGGCATCAGCGCGAAGGACATCGACAACGCGCTGTATAACGCGTTCGGCCAGCGCCAGGTCGCCAACATCTACGACGAGTTGAACCAGTACCACGTGATCATGGGCGTCGCGCAGAAGTATGCGCGCTCGCCGGCGGCGCTGGACGACGTCTATGTACCCGCCAAGAACGCAACGGCGACCGCAGCCGCCGGCACTCCCGCCGCGCCCGCGAATCTCACGGCCGCGCGCGATCCGTCCAGCGGCTCGGCGCTGTCGTCGGGCGTCACGACGATGGTGCCGCTGTCCGCCATCGCGCACTTCGCCGAACGCGCGACGCCGAGCTCCGTCAACCACCAGGACGGTGAGCTGGCGACGACGATCTCGTTCAACCTCGCGCAGGGCTATTCGCTGTCGGAAGCGCAGCAGGCGGTCAAGCAGGCCGAGGCCGACATCGGCATGCCGACCAATGTGCGCGGCAGCTTCCAGGGCCAGGCGAAGCAGGCGCAGGAATCGAGCCAGCAACAGCCGCTGTTGATCCTCGCCGCCATCGTCGTCATCTACATCGTCCTCGGCATCCTGTACGAAAGCCTCGTGCACCCGGTGACCGTGCTGTCGACGTTGCCGTCGGCCGGCGTGGGCGCCGTGCTGGCGCTGCTGCTGTTCCGCATGGAGTTTTCCATCATCGCGCTGATCGGCGTGTTCCTCCTGATCGGCATCGTGAAAAAGAACGCGATCCTGATCATCGACTTCGCGCTGGAAGCGGAGCGCGCGCGCGGGCTGTCGGCCACGGAAGCCGTGCGCGAGGCGTGTTTGCTGCGCTTCCGTCCAATCCTGATGACGACGCTGGCCGCGGCGCTGGGCGCGCTGCCGCTGGCGATCGGCTTCGGCGAAGGCTCCGAGCTGCGCCAGCCGCTGGGCATCGCCATCATCGGCGGCCTGGTCGCGAGCCAGCTCCTGACGCTCCTCACGACGCCCGTCGTCTACGTCTACCTCGACAAACTGCGCCGCCGCGGCGCGGACGAGCATCACCTGGTCCGCCATCCGCTGGAGGACCAGCCAACGATTTCCCAGCCATGA
- the sppA gene encoding signal peptide peptidase SppA — protein MSFKPISSLRRGIGALWRGLDATRRFVLNLIFLIILIAFFWAMFGGGLKPLAPKTALVLDLKGELVEERAGSVRDSVVAGLSGNGRRLVRLPDVLKALDGAAKDNNVNEVLVLLDELDGGGLASVREIGAGIERVKAAGKRVVVWGGNFDQKRYLIAAHASEIYLHPMGMVLIEGFGRHRNYYRDALDKVGVTVNLMKVGTYKSFAEPFIGNGPSQAAQEADSFLYNGLWTAYTAEVEKARKLPAGAIAKGIDELPQRLQAANGNAAKVALDWKLIDGVKTRDEVRAEFIKRGAYDDRIKSFRQVSFGDYVARHPDKPFGDAVAVVVAAGDITEGTGGPGMVGGISTANLIRSVREDSSVKAVVLRVNSPGGSAYGSELIRRELELTRAAGKPVVVSMGDVAASGGYWISMAADEVIADPSTVTGSIGVFAILPTADKVVDKLGIHTAGVTTTWLADAYNPLRPLDPRFGQLIQSAINHVYDEFTTKAAVARKTTPAKIDEVGQGRVWTGTQAKERGLVDRLGSYGDALRSAAKRANLGDDFRVTYAEQPTTFAERVLERMGLSDAQILNVQVKLGLLPVDLGAAALGGNATAGITRDLGWLSAVADRKQPFAAVTHCLCALP, from the coding sequence ATGTCTTTCAAGCCCATCTCCTCCCTGCGCCGCGGCATTGGCGCGCTGTGGCGCGGCCTCGACGCCACCCGCCGCTTCGTGCTGAACCTCATCTTCCTGATCATCCTGATCGCCTTCTTCTGGGCCATGTTCGGCGGTGGCCTGAAGCCGCTGGCGCCGAAGACGGCGCTCGTGCTGGACCTGAAGGGCGAACTGGTCGAGGAACGCGCGGGCAGCGTGCGCGATTCCGTCGTCGCCGGCCTGTCGGGCAACGGCCGCCGCCTCGTGCGCCTGCCGGACGTGCTGAAGGCGCTGGACGGCGCCGCGAAGGACAACAACGTGAACGAAGTGCTGGTGCTGCTGGATGAGCTGGATGGCGGCGGCCTCGCATCCGTGCGCGAGATCGGCGCGGGCATCGAGCGCGTGAAGGCGGCCGGCAAGCGCGTCGTCGTCTGGGGCGGCAACTTCGACCAGAAGCGCTACCTGATCGCCGCGCACGCCAGCGAGATCTACCTGCACCCGATGGGCATGGTGCTGATCGAAGGCTTCGGCCGCCACCGCAATTACTACCGCGACGCGCTGGACAAGGTCGGCGTCACCGTCAACCTGATGAAGGTCGGCACGTATAAAAGTTTTGCGGAGCCGTTCATCGGCAACGGCCCGTCCCAGGCCGCGCAAGAGGCGGACAGCTTCCTGTACAACGGCCTGTGGACCGCGTACACGGCCGAAGTGGAAAAGGCGCGCAAGCTGCCGGCGGGCGCCATCGCGAAAGGCATCGACGAGCTGCCGCAGCGCCTGCAGGCGGCCAACGGCAACGCGGCCAAGGTGGCCCTGGACTGGAAGCTGATCGACGGCGTCAAGACCCGCGACGAAGTGCGCGCCGAGTTCATCAAGCGCGGCGCGTACGACGACCGCATCAAGAGCTTCCGCCAGGTGAGCTTCGGCGACTACGTGGCGCGCCATCCGGACAAGCCGTTCGGCGACGCGGTGGCCGTCGTCGTCGCGGCCGGCGACATCACGGAAGGCACGGGCGGCCCCGGCATGGTGGGCGGCATCTCGACGGCAAACCTGATCCGCAGCGTGCGCGAAGACTCGTCCGTGAAGGCCGTCGTCCTGCGCGTCAATTCGCCGGGCGGCAGCGCCTACGGTTCGGAACTGATCCGGCGCGAGCTGGAGCTGACGCGCGCGGCCGGCAAGCCGGTCGTCGTGTCGATGGGCGACGTGGCCGCGTCGGGCGGCTACTGGATATCGATGGCGGCCGACGAAGTCATCGCCGACCCGTCCACCGTCACCGGTTCGATCGGCGTGTTCGCCATCCTGCCGACCGCGGACAAGGTCGTGGATAAACTCGGCATCCACACGGCCGGCGTGACGACCACGTGGCTCGCGGACGCCTACAATCCGCTGCGCCCGCTCGACCCGCGCTTCGGCCAGCTGATCCAGTCCGCCATCAACCACGTGTACGACGAGTTCACGACCAAGGCCGCCGTCGCGCGCAAGACGACGCCGGCCAAGATCGACGAAGTGGGCCAGGGCCGCGTGTGGACGGGCACGCAGGCCAAGGAACGCGGCCTCGTCGACCGCCTGGGCAGCTACGGCGACGCACTGCGTTCGGCGGCCAAGCGGGCCAACCTGGGCGACGATTTCCGCGTCACGTATGCCGAGCAGCCGACCACCTTCGCCGAGCGGGTGCTGGAGCGCATGGGCCTGTCGGACGCGCAGATCCTGAACGTGCAGGTGAAGCTGGGCCTGCTGCCGGTCGACCTCGGCGCGGCCGCGCTGGGCGGCAACGCGACGGCAGGCATCACCCGCGACCTGGGCTGGCTGTCGGCCGTCGCCGACCGCAAGCAACCGTTCGCGGCGGTCACGCACTGCCTGTGTGCGCTGCCCTGA
- a CDS encoding efflux RND transporter permease subunit: MSPSAPFIRRPVATSLLMLAIVLAGLVGYKFLPLSALPQVDFPTIQVQTLYPGASPEVMARTVTAPLERQFGQMSGLARMSSNSAAGVSVITLQFTLGQTLDVAEQEVQAAINAGGSLLPTDLPAPPVYAKVNPADAPVLTLAITSDSMPLTEVQNLVNTRLALKISQVTGVGLVTLQGGQRPAVRIQANTEALAANGLGLDTLRTAITNANANSAKGSFDGPLRAYTINANDQLVTVPDYTNLIVAYKNGAPVRLGDVAKVVDSAENVKLGAWANMKPAIILNVQRQPGANVIATVDAIKQRLPELQASLPQSIHMDVLSDRTNGIRASVEHVQIELVLAVILVVLVIFAFLHSVRATVIASLAVPISLVGTFGIMYLLGYSLNNLSLMALTIATGFVVDDAIVMIENISRYIEEGERPMDAALKGATQIGFTIISLTVSLIAVLIPLLFMGDVVGRLFREFAVSLAITILISAVVSLTLVPMMSARWLKQHDKSHETKFARKFQSFFDWTVGHYDRGLNWVLARQGLTLLVALGTLVLTAILWTFIPKSLFPTQDTGQLQARVEARQAISYSSMAEMQQAAAREILADPDVESLASTVGVDAANNTMLHTGTMLINLKAKHDDQQDIMDRLRRRVAQNVAGVALYLQPTQDLTIDAETGPTQYRLSIEGADTKTVTEWAHKLVAAMARRKELANVVTDAGATGAAAYVNIDRDSASRLSVTASNVDDALYSAFGQRIVSTIFTETNQYRVILEAQQDDKMSLDALSDLQLRTGSGAPTPLSAIASITEQAAPLQITHVAQYPATTIGFDTASGVKLGTAVAAIKDAAREINLPGAVTMTFLGASGAYQASLSNQLWLILAAVVCVYIVLGVLYESYIHPLTILSTLPSAGVGALLALGITGQGLGVIGIIGIILLIGIVKKNAIMMIDFAIEAERDEGKDPRTAIHQAAMLRFRPIIMTTLAALFAAIPLMLGWGEGAELRRPLGLAIFGGLIVSQLLTLFTTPVIYLAFDRLARRWSGAEPAAVKPGGAGA; this comes from the coding sequence ATGAGCCCATCCGCACCCTTCATCCGCCGCCCCGTCGCCACGTCGCTGCTGATGCTGGCGATCGTGCTGGCGGGCCTCGTCGGCTACAAATTCCTGCCGCTGTCCGCGCTGCCGCAGGTCGACTTCCCGACCATCCAGGTGCAGACGCTGTACCCGGGCGCGAGCCCGGAAGTGATGGCGCGCACCGTGACGGCGCCGCTGGAACGCCAGTTCGGCCAGATGTCGGGCCTGGCGCGCATGAGTTCCAACAGCGCGGCCGGCGTCTCCGTGATCACCCTGCAGTTCACGCTGGGCCAGACGCTCGACGTGGCCGAGCAGGAAGTGCAGGCCGCGATCAACGCGGGGGGCTCGCTGCTGCCGACCGACCTGCCGGCGCCGCCCGTCTACGCGAAGGTCAACCCGGCCGATGCACCCGTGCTGACGCTCGCCATCACGTCCGACTCGATGCCGCTGACGGAGGTGCAGAACCTCGTCAACACGCGCCTCGCGCTGAAGATCAGCCAGGTGACGGGCGTCGGTCTCGTCACCCTGCAGGGCGGCCAGCGTCCGGCCGTGCGCATCCAGGCGAACACGGAGGCGCTCGCCGCCAACGGCCTCGGTCTCGACACGCTGCGCACCGCGATCACGAACGCGAACGCCAACAGCGCCAAGGGCAGCTTCGACGGCCCCTTGCGCGCGTACACCATCAACGCCAACGACCAGCTGGTGACAGTACCCGACTATACGAACCTGATCGTCGCCTACAAGAACGGCGCGCCCGTGCGCCTGGGCGACGTGGCGAAGGTCGTCGACAGCGCGGAAAACGTCAAGCTCGGCGCGTGGGCGAACATGAAGCCGGCGATCATCCTGAACGTGCAGCGCCAGCCGGGCGCCAACGTGATCGCCACCGTGGACGCCATCAAGCAGCGCCTGCCCGAGCTGCAGGCCAGCCTGCCGCAGAGCATCCACATGGACGTGCTGTCGGACCGCACGAACGGCATCCGCGCCTCGGTCGAACACGTGCAGATCGAGCTCGTACTGGCCGTCATCCTCGTCGTGCTCGTGATATTCGCGTTCCTGCACAGTGTGCGCGCCACGGTGATCGCGAGCCTCGCGGTGCCGATCTCGCTCGTCGGCACGTTCGGCATCATGTACCTCCTCGGATACAGCCTCAATAACCTGTCGCTGATGGCGCTGACGATCGCGACCGGCTTCGTCGTCGACGACGCCATCGTCATGATCGAGAACATTTCTCGCTACATCGAGGAAGGCGAGAGGCCGATGGATGCCGCGCTGAAGGGCGCCACGCAGATCGGCTTCACCATCATTTCGCTGACCGTGTCGCTGATCGCCGTGCTGATCCCGCTGCTGTTCATGGGCGACGTCGTGGGCCGGCTGTTCCGCGAATTCGCCGTGTCGCTCGCCATCACGATCCTGATCTCGGCCGTCGTGTCGCTGACGCTCGTGCCGATGATGTCGGCCCGCTGGCTCAAGCAGCACGACAAGTCCCATGAAACGAAGTTCGCCCGCAAGTTCCAGTCGTTCTTCGACTGGACCGTGGGCCACTACGACCGCGGCCTGAACTGGGTGCTCGCGCGCCAGGGCCTGACCTTGCTCGTCGCGCTGGGCACGCTGGTGCTGACGGCGATCCTGTGGACGTTCATCCCGAAAAGCCTGTTCCCCACGCAGGACACGGGCCAGCTGCAGGCGCGCGTGGAAGCGCGCCAGGCGATCTCGTACAGTTCGATGGCCGAGATGCAGCAGGCCGCCGCGCGCGAGATCCTGGCCGACCCGGACGTCGAATCGCTCGCGTCGACGGTCGGTGTGGACGCCGCCAACAACACGATGCTCCACACGGGCACCATGCTGATCAACCTGAAGGCGAAACACGACGACCAGCAGGACATCATGGACCGCCTGCGCCGCCGCGTGGCACAGAACGTGGCCGGCGTCGCCCTGTACCTGCAGCCGACGCAGGACCTCACAATCGACGCCGAGACCGGGCCGACGCAATACCGCCTGTCGATCGAGGGCGCGGACACGAAGACGGTGACGGAGTGGGCACACAAGCTGGTGGCGGCGATGGCGCGCCGCAAGGAGCTGGCCAACGTCGTCACCGATGCCGGCGCCACCGGCGCGGCCGCGTACGTCAACATCGACCGCGACAGCGCGTCGCGCCTGTCCGTGACGGCATCGAACGTCGACGACGCGTTGTACAGCGCGTTCGGCCAGCGCATCGTGTCGACCATCTTCACGGAGACGAACCAGTACCGCGTGATCCTGGAAGCGCAGCAGGACGACAAGATGTCGCTCGACGCGCTGTCGGACCTGCAGTTGCGCACGGGCTCCGGTGCGCCGACGCCGCTGTCCGCGATCGCCTCGATCACGGAGCAGGCCGCGCCGCTGCAGATCACCCACGTGGCGCAGTACCCGGCGACGACGATCGGCTTCGACACCGCGTCCGGCGTCAAGCTGGGCACCGCCGTCGCCGCCATCAAGGACGCGGCCCGCGAGATCAACCTGCCGGGCGCTGTGACCATGACGTTCCTCGGCGCGTCCGGCGCGTACCAGGCGTCGCTGTCGAACCAGCTGTGGCTGATCCTCGCGGCCGTCGTCTGCGTGTACATCGTGCTGGGCGTGCTGTACGAGAGCTACATCCACCCGCTGACGATCCTCTCCACCCTGCCGTCCGCCGGCGTCGGGGCGCTGCTGGCGCTGGGGATCACGGGGCAGGGCCTCGGCGTCATCGGCATCATCGGCATCATCCTCCTGATCGGTATCGTGAAGAAGAACGCGATCATGATGATCGACTTCGCCATCGAGGCCGAACGCGACGAAGGTAAAGACCCGCGGACTGCGATCCACCAGGCCGCGATGCTGCGCTTCCGTCCCATCATCATGACGACCCTGGCCGCGCTGTTCGCCGCCATTCCGCTGATGCTCGGCTGGGGCGAGGGCGCGGAGCTGCGCCGGCCGCTGGGCCTCGCCATCTTCGGCGGCCTGATCGTCAGCCAGCTGCTCACGCTGTTCACGACACCCGTCATCTATCTGGCGTTCGACCGCCTCGCGCGGCGCTGGAGCGGGGCGGAGCCGGCCGCTGTCAAACCGGGCGGAGCCGGCGCATGA
- a CDS encoding sodium:solute symporter gives MSPALLFCILIAYFALLLGVAWATGRGANNDSFFIGNKSSNWMLVAFGMVGTTLSGATFISVPGAVGADGFGYAQILIGYVIGYIAVVYLLLPLYYRLRLTSIYHYLDVRLGRRAYQSGAGFFILSRLFGATARLYLVVAVLQTIILDSLGIPFWLTTFVILGMILLYTYQGGVKTIVWTDTLQTTCMLAGLFACVAFMLGQLDLTFPQALQQMQDRGLARVFTHDPDSPGYWLKQIVAGIFIVLTMTGMDQEMMQKTISVKTLQDSQKNLLSLTAVLVVVLCAFLFLGGLLYLYAPLAGVTATGDRIFPAVVMGHLPAVVQIIFLVALVSALFPSADGAITALTSTFCIDILGIKRRTDLTENQRMRLRRHVHLGFAALFLAMVLVFKWVDNPSMIVVILKLASYTYGPLLGLFAFGMMTTRTLHDRLVPMVTIGAPILCALLEYYQHALLGSYRLGLELLIVNGALVFAGLFAISRRAEPSALTEPNLN, from the coding sequence ATGTCCCCGGCTTTACTCTTCTGCATCCTCATCGCATATTTCGCCCTGCTGCTCGGCGTCGCCTGGGCCACGGGGCGGGGTGCCAACAACGACAGTTTTTTCATCGGTAACAAGAGCAGCAACTGGATGCTCGTCGCGTTCGGCATGGTCGGCACCACGCTGTCCGGCGCCACCTTCATCAGCGTGCCGGGCGCCGTCGGGGCCGACGGCTTCGGGTATGCGCAGATCCTCATCGGCTACGTGATCGGCTACATCGCCGTCGTCTACCTGCTGCTGCCGCTGTACTACCGGCTGCGCCTGACGTCGATCTACCACTACCTCGACGTGCGCCTCGGCCGGCGCGCCTACCAGAGCGGGGCCGGGTTCTTCATCCTGTCGCGCCTGTTCGGCGCCACGGCGCGGCTGTACCTCGTCGTCGCCGTCCTGCAGACCATCATCCTCGACAGCCTCGGCATCCCGTTCTGGCTCACGACCTTCGTCATCCTCGGCATGATCCTGCTGTACACCTACCAGGGCGGCGTGAAGACCATCGTCTGGACCGATACCCTGCAGACGACGTGCATGCTGGCGGGCCTGTTCGCGTGCGTCGCCTTCATGCTGGGCCAGCTGGACCTGACTTTTCCGCAGGCATTGCAGCAGATGCAGGACAGGGGCCTCGCGCGCGTGTTCACGCACGACCCGGACAGCCCCGGCTACTGGCTCAAGCAGATCGTGGCCGGCATCTTCATCGTGCTGACGATGACGGGCATGGACCAGGAAATGATGCAGAAGACGATCTCCGTGAAGACCCTGCAAGATTCGCAGAAGAACCTGCTCAGCCTGACCGCCGTGCTGGTCGTCGTGCTGTGCGCCTTCCTGTTCCTCGGCGGGCTGCTGTACCTGTACGCGCCGCTCGCCGGCGTCACGGCGACGGGCGACAGAATCTTCCCGGCCGTCGTGATGGGCCACCTGCCCGCCGTGGTGCAGATCATCTTCCTGGTCGCGCTGGTCTCGGCGCTGTTCCCCAGTGCCGATGGCGCCATCACGGCGCTGACGTCCACGTTCTGCATCGACATCCTCGGCATCAAGCGCCGCACCGACCTGACGGAAAACCAGCGCATGCGCCTGCGCCGCCACGTGCACCTCGGGTTCGCCGCGCTGTTCCTGGCCATGGTGCTCGTCTTCAAATGGGTGGACAATCCCAGCATGATCGTCGTCATCCTGAAGCTCGCAAGTTATACATACGGACCCTTGCTCGGTCTGTTCGCCTTCGGCATGATGACGACGCGGACCCTGCACGACCGCCTCGTGCCCATGGTGACCATCGGCGCGCCGATCCTGTGCGCGTTGCTGGAGTATTACCAGCATGCGCTGCTGGGCAGCTACCGCCTCGGCCTCGAACTGCTGATCGTGAACGGCGCCCTCGTATTCGCCGGCCTGTTCGCGATCTCGCGCCGCGCCGAGCCGTCCGCACTGACCGAACCGAATCTCAACTAG